In Paenibacillus sonchi, the genomic stretch GGAAAAACAACCGGCATCCGCATGATGGTTGTTTGACTGATTAAAATGAGCTAGGGCAACATTATGATCAAGGGACACAGCATCACAAAGAAAGGAAAAACACTGGAACCACTCTCCACGACAAAAACGAGGATGGAGCAAGCCATTTGAGGAGTCGCTGAAGTTACAACAACTCCCCACACGAAAATCCGAGATCAATATTCTCTTTTATAGTATGGATTTCTATCTATAATCGCCGCTTGAATTTTATCCTTTAGAAATCTTTTCAAATCTCCATCATTATCAAGCATGGTTATAAATTCATAGAGATCTCCTAAAACTATAACAACTTTGTCTAATGACTGCTTACACATGCTCAGAGCACCTTCTGTGAATCCACTTACTGAAAAAAATAAACCTCGTGCTTGCCCTCGTGTAAATACTCTGACTAAATGTTTAGCAATTTCATCGGGGCCAACAGCCTGATTCCACCATTTCATTTCAACAAGATAATAGTCGCCATCTAGTTCAATCACACCATCTATTTGCTCTACTATCCCTTCGTTACTATCCCCAGTTAAGGTAAAGGCCTCTTTAATCAGAATACCAAATGAACTAAACAACCTATTTAGAATATCCTCAAATAGTTTCCCACGTTTATGTGGATCTTTCATAACAAACAGTGTACTTATCTCATTCTTAAATAATTCTTTAGCTTGAGCGAGTTTTTGAGCTTCAGCAGCTTTTTTAAGATATTCTTTTCTTATCTCCAGCTCAGCCTCTTCTTTTGCATTTTTCATTCTGGTGAATGAATCTTTTACATTAACTAATTGCCTAACTTCATAAACTAGTCCTTTTGCTTTTAATCTATCTGTATCCCAACAACTTTCATAACTCTCAAACTCTACTACTCTTTTTACAACCTCTCTTCTCTCTCTTAACGTATTCTCACCTGACTCATTGAGTCGTGCCAGTATTGTACGAACCATATCATATTTATTTATTGAAGCTCTATTTGTAAGAATAGTATTTTCAATATCCAATAATAATGAGTTCTTTACTCCAGCTCCTTTAAAAAATAAAAGCACGTCATTCTTTGAACGATTTAATAAAGGGATTGTATCAACTAATAAATTAAATACTTCGGGAGGGTAATGATACGTTAATTTATCCATCAATTTATCATCCTTATTTAATTATTCTTATTTTCATGCCTATAATCTTTCTTGATCATTTTTTAATAGAAATTATTAAACAGTTTTTTTTTATAAAAATGTGGAGGTGTCAATCATCTTTGTATCAACATCTAATATAAAATCATATTTGGATTCCATATTATTACCCCATTGCAATGATTTATCACTCGTAGCCAATTCATATCCTGCTGGATCAATCCAAGATATATTATTCTCCAATATAATCGGGAGAACTCTCCATTTTCTATTACTTGCATTGCTAAAATCTCGAGTAAGGTTCGCATTAATTGGTTTTATAGAAAAATCCAGGATATTAATATCTTTTCTAGAATATATGTCTACCCACTCTTTAATCTTTAT encodes the following:
- a CDS encoding restriction endonuclease, encoding MDKLTYHYPPEVFNLLVDTIPLLNRSKNDVLLFFKGAGVKNSLLLDIENTILTNRASINKYDMVRTILARLNESGENTLRERREVVKRVVEFESYESCWDTDRLKAKGLVYEVRQLVNVKDSFTRMKNAKEEAELEIRKEYLKKAAEAQKLAQAKELFKNEISTLFVMKDPHKRGKLFEDILNRLFSSFGILIKEAFTLTGDSNEGIVEQIDGVIELDGDYYLVEMKWWNQAVGPDEIAKHLVRVFTRGQARGLFFSVSGFTEGALSMCKQSLDKVVIVLGDLYEFITMLDNDGDLKRFLKDKIQAAIIDRNPYYKREY